A part of Streptomyces sp. NBC_00557 genomic DNA contains:
- a CDS encoding IS110 family transposase, producing the protein MISLPQSTLPTQPEEPPAEDVILGVDTHKDVHVAAVITVLGALLAHQEFPATAAGYRQLLVWACSFGSLRRAGVECTGSHGAALARFLSRENVQVVEVNQPDRAIRRKRGKTDAVDAEAAACAVLSGRADVTPKTGEGPAADMRVLRLAKESAVKARTQAKNQLKAVLLGVDPALREALSKLTNTALIARCAGLPDTGDAAVFTLRLLARRIQQLTAEVKELAHRVTKAVRDCHPKLLDVIGVGPDSAAALLIAAGDNPERLASEASFAALCGVSPVEQSSGKTQRRRLNRGGNRQANAALHRIVVTRLRRDARTRLYLERRTKQGMSKREIIRCLKRYVAREIYREIQPASALAASSPAA; encoded by the coding sequence ATCATCAGCCTGCCCCAGTCGACTCTGCCCACACAGCCGGAAGAACCGCCGGCAGAGGACGTGATCCTGGGGGTGGACACCCACAAGGACGTGCATGTCGCAGCTGTGATCACCGTGCTCGGCGCGCTCCTGGCCCACCAGGAGTTCCCGGCCACCGCCGCCGGATACCGCCAACTCCTGGTCTGGGCATGCTCTTTCGGCTCCCTACGCCGAGCCGGTGTGGAATGCACGGGCTCCCACGGAGCAGCTCTGGCACGCTTCCTGAGCCGGGAGAACGTGCAGGTCGTCGAGGTCAATCAGCCGGACCGCGCCATCCGCCGCAAGCGTGGCAAGACCGACGCCGTGGATGCGGAGGCCGCCGCCTGCGCAGTGCTGTCCGGACGCGCTGACGTTACACCCAAGACCGGTGAGGGACCGGCGGCCGACATGCGAGTGCTGCGGCTGGCGAAGGAGTCGGCCGTCAAGGCTCGCACGCAGGCGAAGAACCAGCTCAAGGCTGTACTGCTCGGAGTTGATCCCGCGCTGCGCGAGGCACTCTCGAAGCTCACCAACACGGCGCTGATCGCCAGGTGCGCCGGCCTTCCCGACACCGGCGATGCGGCCGTCTTCACGCTCCGGCTGCTGGCCCGGCGCATCCAGCAGCTGACCGCCGAGGTGAAGGAACTCGCCCACCGGGTCACCAAGGCTGTCCGTGACTGTCATCCGAAGCTTTTGGACGTCATCGGCGTCGGGCCCGACAGTGCCGCTGCCTTGCTGATCGCCGCTGGCGACAACCCAGAGCGGCTGGCTAGTGAGGCGTCGTTCGCCGCTCTATGCGGCGTCAGCCCTGTCGAGCAGTCTTCCGGGAAGACTCAGCGTCGCAGGCTGAACCGCGGCGGCAACCGGCAGGCCAACGCCGCCCTCCACCGCATCGTCGTGACTCGCCTCCGACGGGATGCCCGCACACGTCTCTACCTCGAACGACGCACGAAACAGGGCATGTCAAAACGCGAGATCATCCGCTGTCTCAAACGCTACGTCGCCCGCGAGATCTACCGTGAGATCCAGCCGGCATCGGCCCTTGCCGCCTCCTCTCCTGCCGCTTGA
- a CDS encoding DUF1877 family protein produces MAVTQQLARLPAEYLAACRQSAGTSTDGDPNWDPPPADVLDLDWAPAMLERVCGLAGLDGAHLDALRQATEGDSAIDLGFLNTHPHAIGPFGPPPTALSAAQVARVSELLGQIDFPTVLAGLPTEDTEAASVIGHGADKIVGGPRKYLLGHFNALREFYLAASQRHLLLVLWWD; encoded by the coding sequence ATGGCCGTCACTCAGCAACTTGCCCGCCTCCCGGCGGAGTATCTCGCCGCCTGCCGCCAGTCAGCCGGAACATCGACCGATGGAGATCCCAACTGGGATCCGCCGCCGGCGGACGTCCTGGACCTGGACTGGGCACCGGCCATGTTGGAACGGGTCTGCGGGCTGGCAGGTCTGGACGGCGCCCACCTCGATGCTCTCCGACAGGCCACTGAGGGCGATTCGGCGATCGATCTCGGCTTCCTCAACACACACCCGCATGCCATCGGTCCCTTCGGACCTCCTCCCACCGCCCTTTCTGCAGCTCAAGTGGCCCGCGTCTCGGAACTGCTCGGTCAAATCGACTTCCCGACCGTCCTGGCCGGCCTGCCGACAGAAGACACCGAGGCCGCTTCCGTGATCGGTCATGGAGCGGACAAGATCGTCGGTGGCCCGAGGAAGTACCTGCTGGGGCACTTCAATGCCCTGCGCGAGTTCTACCTTGCTGCATCCCAACGGCACCTTCTCCTCGTGCTCTGGTGGGACTGA
- a CDS encoding IS630 family transposase (programmed frameshift) — MRYAQGGGLTAQRRRFRERIRYEAGARFVGGERTAVIAKDLRVSERSVERWRRAWREGGMAALASAGPPKLPKLSDEQFTELEQELALGPTVHGWEDQRWTLARIRVLIARKFRLDCSSATVWRLLHRHGWSWQSPARRALERDEHAVGLWKKDVAAGGMTAAALGAYIVFEDEAGFSMTPPRARTWGRRGHTPVVRVRGRSWRRWSIAAMCCYKPGETSRLIYRPRRHRKHRGKGRDTFAWSDYRDLVVRAHIQLQAPIVLIWDNLNTHRAAGMRDYAAAHDWLTIIQLPSYAPDLNPVEGIWSLLRRGPLANTAFTDDEHLERTLRRGLRHIQLRPDLIDGCLTGTGLTLTHQPTTTRRAQ; from the exons ATGCGGTACGCGCAGGGTGGTGGGCTGACCGCGCAGCGGCGGCGGTTTCGGGAGCGGATCCGGTACGAGGCCGGTGCGCGGTTCGTTGGTGGTGAGAGAACCGCGGTGATCGCGAAGGATCTGCGGGTCAGTGAGCGGTCGGTGGAACGCTGGCGCCGTGCCTGGCGGGAGGGCGGAATGGCCGCGTTGGCTTCCGCGGGGCCGCCGAAACTGCCCAAACTGTCCGACGAGCAGTTCACCGAGCTGGAGCAGGAGTTGGCGCTGGGGCCGACCGTGCACGGCTGGGAGGACCAGCGGTGGACCCTGGCCCGAATCAGGGTGCTGATCGCGCGGAAGTTCAGGTTGGACTGCTCCTCGGCGACGGTGTGGCGGCTGCTGCACCGGCACGGCTGGTCCTGGCAATCTCCGGCCCGCCGGGCGCTGGAGCGCGACGAGCATGCGGTGGGCCTGTGGAAGAAGGAT GTGGCCGCAGGCGGAATGACTGCGGCGGCGCTGGGGGCGTACATCGTCTTCGAGGACGAGGCCGGGTTCTCGATGACGCCGCCGCGTGCCCGCACCTGGGGCCGGCGTGGACACACGCCGGTGGTGCGGGTGCGGGGCCGCTCCTGGCGCCGCTGGTCGATCGCCGCGATGTGCTGCTACAAGCCCGGCGAGACCTCCCGGCTCATCTACCGGCCGCGCCGTCACCGCAAGCATCGGGGCAAAGGACGCGACACCTTCGCCTGGAGCGACTACCGCGACCTGGTCGTCCGTGCCCACATCCAGCTCCAAGCACCCATCGTGCTGATCTGGGACAACCTCAACACCCACCGGGCTGCCGGGATGCGGGACTATGCGGCCGCACACGACTGGCTCACCATCATCCAACTTCCCTCATACGCACCGGACCTGAACCCGGTCGAGGGCATCTGGTCCCTGTTACGGCGTGGCCCACTGGCCAACACCGCCTTCACCGACGATGAACACCTCGAGCGCACCCTCCGCCGGGGCCTGCGCCACATCCAACTCCGCCCCGACCTGATCGACGGCTGCCTCACCGGCACCGGACTCACACTCACCCACCAGCCGACAACAACCCGAAGAGCTCAGTAA
- a CDS encoding IS256 family transposase, translating to MALSQSELMRLLESLRRADGVEAIRVVCERILQELIEAEATEAIGAAPREHSQTRTTWRNGHRDRLLTTQAGDLDLKIPKVRSGSFFPSLLERRRRIDRALFAVVMEAYVHDVSTRSVDDLVKALGADSGISKSEVSRICGELDAELTAFKERPMDHTVFPYIFLDATYCKVRVNHRIASQAVVIATGISATGHREILGHGGPPARAESRVGEVGDSESKPFWTKFLRSLRARGLENVQLVISDSHSGLVAAIRTVFLGAAWQRCRVHFVRDVFSLIERGSGEMVAATIRTIFAQTTGEQVRTQLNVVADMLGRQFPQVKAMLLDAATDITAFADFPPAHWTKIWSTNPLERLNREIKRRADVVQVFPNPAALDRLAAAVLAELHDEWQVFDRRYFSEASMAELFTAKPAEPEPEPEPEITPQPEPKQLP from the coding sequence ATGGCCTTGTCCCAGTCTGAGCTGATGCGGCTGCTTGAGTCACTACGTCGTGCCGATGGAGTTGAAGCAATCAGGGTGGTGTGCGAGCGCATCCTGCAGGAGCTGATCGAGGCCGAGGCCACCGAGGCGATCGGTGCCGCGCCGCGTGAGCATTCCCAGACGCGCACGACCTGGCGCAACGGCCACCGGGACAGGCTGCTGACCACGCAGGCCGGTGACCTGGACCTGAAGATCCCGAAGGTGCGGAGCGGGTCGTTCTTCCCGTCGTTGCTGGAACGCCGGCGGCGGATCGACCGGGCGTTGTTCGCCGTGGTGATGGAGGCATACGTGCACGATGTCTCGACCCGCTCGGTCGACGACCTGGTCAAAGCACTCGGTGCGGACAGCGGGATCTCCAAGTCCGAGGTCTCCCGCATCTGCGGTGAGCTGGATGCGGAACTGACCGCGTTCAAGGAGCGGCCGATGGACCACACGGTCTTCCCTTACATCTTCCTGGACGCTACCTACTGCAAGGTGAGGGTCAACCACCGGATCGCGTCGCAGGCCGTGGTGATCGCGACCGGGATCTCCGCCACCGGGCACCGCGAGATCCTCGGGCATGGGGGTCCCCCCGCTCGAGCGGAGTCGAGAGTGGGGGAGGTCGGCGACAGCGAGTCGAAGCCGTTCTGGACGAAGTTCCTGCGCTCGCTGCGGGCCCGCGGCCTGGAGAACGTCCAGCTGGTCATCTCCGACAGCCACAGCGGTCTGGTGGCCGCTATCCGCACCGTTTTCCTCGGCGCGGCCTGGCAAAGGTGCCGGGTTCACTTCGTCCGGGACGTGTTCTCGTTGATCGAGAGGGGCTCTGGTGAGATGGTCGCCGCCACCATCCGCACCATCTTCGCGCAGACCACCGGCGAGCAGGTGCGCACCCAGCTCAACGTGGTCGCCGACATGCTCGGACGGCAGTTCCCGCAGGTCAAGGCGATGCTGCTGGACGCGGCGACGGACATCACCGCGTTCGCCGACTTCCCGCCGGCGCACTGGACGAAGATCTGGTCGACCAATCCGCTGGAGCGGCTGAACCGGGAGATCAAACGGCGGGCCGATGTCGTCCAGGTCTTTCCCAACCCCGCCGCTCTGGACCGGCTCGCCGCCGCGGTGCTGGCTGAACTCCACGACGAGTGGCAGGTCTTCGACCGCCGCTACTTCTCCGAAGCCTCCATGGCCGAGCTCTTCACCGCCAAGCCGGCCGAACCCGAACCCGAACCCGAACCCGAGATCACCCCACAACCGGAACCGAAACAGCTGCCGTGA
- a CDS encoding IS5 family transposase: protein MQPSRPYPSDLSDARWELIRPTLEAWRQARNGIRKPTHDLRALMNAILYVDRTGIPWRYLPHDFPPHQTVYGYFAHWEADGIFDQLTGLLRGKVRQAEGRTSEPSACLIDSQSIKTSATVHLTSQGIDPAKKIIGRKRHIVTDTLGLLLAVAVTAASVHDSAAGTQLLTQVRERHPTITKAWADNGYKTKAVEQAAHLGIDLEIVQRDPTTRGFHVQPRRWVIERTLGWLMHHRRLARDYETHPHRSAAMIQLAAINLMTRRLTDEATTNWRDS, encoded by the coding sequence ATGCAGCCCTCACGGCCCTACCCCAGCGACCTGTCCGACGCCCGCTGGGAACTCATCCGCCCCACCCTCGAAGCCTGGCGTCAGGCCCGCAACGGCATCCGCAAGCCCACCCACGACCTGCGCGCCCTAATGAACGCCATCCTCTACGTCGACCGCACCGGCATCCCCTGGCGCTACCTGCCCCACGACTTCCCGCCCCACCAGACCGTCTACGGCTACTTCGCCCACTGGGAAGCCGACGGCATCTTCGACCAGCTCACCGGCCTGTTACGCGGCAAAGTCCGCCAGGCCGAAGGCCGCACCAGCGAGCCCAGCGCCTGCCTGATCGACAGCCAGAGCATCAAAACCTCCGCCACCGTCCACCTGACCAGCCAAGGCATCGACCCGGCCAAGAAAATCATCGGCCGCAAACGGCACATCGTCACCGACACGCTCGGCCTCCTGCTGGCCGTGGCCGTCACCGCCGCCAGCGTCCACGACTCCGCCGCCGGCACCCAACTCCTGACCCAAGTCCGCGAGCGCCACCCCACCATCACCAAGGCCTGGGCCGACAACGGCTACAAGACCAAAGCCGTGGAACAAGCCGCCCACCTCGGCATCGATCTCGAAATCGTCCAACGCGACCCCACCACCCGCGGCTTCCACGTCCAGCCTCGCCGCTGGGTCATCGAACGCACCCTCGGCTGGCTCATGCACCACCGCCGCCTGGCCCGCGACTACGAAACCCACCCTCACCGATCAGCAGCCATGATCCAACTCGCCGCCATCAACCTCATGACCCGCCGCCTCACCGACGAAGCCACCACCAACTGGCGTGACAGCTAA
- a CDS encoding zinc finger domain-containing protein, protein MAAEHASFPPLYEYVLAHRCTVCHAPPGTPCDAPRKQAEIDGRNEIREQTGRPPMETDPLYLMHAARIDAGSRHYDRDVQRAPWPEDREPGRRYDTLGQA, encoded by the coding sequence ATGGCTGCTGAACACGCGTCGTTTCCGCCGCTGTACGAGTACGTACTCGCCCACCGCTGCACCGTCTGCCACGCCCCGCCCGGTACTCCGTGCGATGCACCCCGCAAGCAAGCCGAGATCGACGGCCGCAACGAGATCCGTGAGCAGACCGGCCGGCCACCGATGGAGACGGACCCGCTGTATCTGATGCACGCCGCCCGGATCGATGCCGGTAGCCGGCACTACGACCGGGACGTGCAGCGGGCGCCGTGGCCCGAAGACCGCGAACCCGGACGCCGGTACGACACCCTGGGTCAGGCGTGA